The Paraconexibacter algicola genome includes the window TACGACCAGCTGCTCAAGGGCTTCCGCTCCACCGCCGCCGCCACCCAGGAGGACCGCTGGGCGCGCGCCGTCGAGTTCCTGTTCGAGCGGCTCGTCGTCCGCTGGGAGGTCGCCGGCGTCGCCACGAGCGGGCAGAAGGACCTGCTGCGACGCCTGCGCGTCGCCACCCGCGACGAGCGCCACGCGATCCGCGACGGCCTGCGCCAGCACCTCGCCGAGCACCTGCCGGACGTCCCGGCGCCCTGAGCGGCGGGCGCCCTACGAGGCCGCGAGCGCGCGGTCGATCAGCAGCGCGGTCACCAGGTCGGTCCGGCGCTGCGCCAGCGGCGCGCCGAGCGCCTCCTGCGCCTGCGCGAGCCGGTGGCTGACGGTCTTCTCGTGCACCCCGAGCAGCGCCGCCGCGCCCGTCTTGCGCTCCCCCGCGTCGAAGTACGCCCGCAGCGTCTCGCGCAGCCGCACGGCCCGCGGCGTCGCGGCGCCCAGCTCCTCCCCGAGGACCGTGGCGACCAGGCGGCGCGCCGCGTCCTCGTCGGCCAGGAGCGCGGCGAGCACCGCCACGTCCGGGTAGGCGACCGCGGCGCCGCCCGGATGGATCCGCTCCAGGGCGCGCAGCGCGACCAGCGCGTCACGGGCACCGCCCACCAGCTCCCCGACGCCGGGACGGACGGTCGCGACCACGCACCAGGTCCCGGCCGGTACGGCGGCGAGCGCGGTCGCCGCCGCCCGGCGCGCGTCCGTCCCCACGGCGAACCAGCTGACGTGCGCGCCGTCGACGAGGTCGAGCCCCATCCGCGGCGGGTCCGCGAGCGCCGCGGCGACCCGTCCGACCGCCGCCGCCGGGCCGCCCGTCGGCGCGCGGACCGCGACGACGACCTGCGCGCGGTCGAGCGGGTGGTCGAGCAGCGCGGGGTCCGCGGGCTCCCCGGCGAGCAGGGCGCGCAGCAGCGCCTCTCGCCGCCGTCCGGACACCGCCGCCTCCGCGGCGATCGCCGACCAGCGCCGCACGATCAGCTCGCTGATCCGGTCGACGTACCGGGCCAGGTGGTCCGCCGAGGCGCGGGCCAGCCGGTGATGGGTCGCCGCGTCGGCCCCGCTCGCGGCGATCCGGTCGAGCCACAGCAGCAGCAGCGCGGCCGCCCCGAGCCGGTAGGCGCGCAGCATCACCGGCAGCGCGTCCTCCTGCGCGGCGAGCCGGTCCAGCAGCTCCAGCGCGCCCTCGGGCACGTCGAGTCCGTCGGCCGGCATGCCGCCCGCCAGGGTCGTGACGATCGCCTGCACGTTCGCCCGCGAGGTGGAGCGCACGAGCTCCCGCAGCGCGCCGTCCGGGCCCGCCAGCTCGGGCTGGCGGTCGAGGATCGCGGCGGACACCGCGTCGGTGAGCGCCTCGAGGTCGGGGAGCGCGGCGAGCGCGAAGGCGCGCAGCGCCGCGTCGTCGAGGTCCTCGCCCATCGGCCGATGCTATGCGGCGGACACGACCTCCCCGTCACGGCGGGCGCGGCCCCGCTTGACGGCATGCCGGCGGCAGACGAAGAACGGGTCCCAGTCGGGGCCGTGGTCGGGCAGCGCCGCGCGGTCCGCGATCACCTCGCCGCCGTGGAACGCCGCCATCAGGTCGCGGCCGACGATCGCCGAGGCCGTGCCGACGCCGCCGCGCATCGTGAACGCGATCCCGTACAGGAACACGGTCGACGCACCCGCCAGGTACAGCCCGTCGATCTCGGTGCGGACCGGCAGCCGCCGCCCCGGCCCGATCTGCTCCTTGCTGTTCAGCGGCCCGTACGGCATCCGCGAGAGCGTGTACCGCTCGTGCGTCTGCGGCGTCGCGGACTCCTGCCAGACCACGTGCCCGCGCAGCTCCGGCAGGGCCTCCAGCGTGCGCTCGAGCATCACCGCCTCGACCTCGGCCTTGCGCTCCTGGTAGGCGGGCCGGTCCTCGTAGTCCTCGCCCGCGTACGGATCGCCGCCGCCCCAGAACGCCGGATCGTCCGGGACCGTCGTGAACGCCTCGATCGACGAGTGGCCCGGCGTGCCGAAGTGCCGCACGC containing:
- a CDS encoding helix-turn-helix domain-containing protein; amino-acid sequence: MGEDLDDAALRAFALAALPDLEALTDAVSAAILDRQPELAGPDGALRELVRSTSRANVQAIVTTLAGGMPADGLDVPEGALELLDRLAAQEDALPVMLRAYRLGAAALLLLWLDRIAASGADAATHHRLARASADHLARYVDRISELIVRRWSAIAAEAAVSGRRREALLRALLAGEPADPALLDHPLDRAQVVVAVRAPTGGPAAAVGRVAAALADPPRMGLDLVDGAHVSWFAVGTDARRAAATALAAVPAGTWCVVATVRPGVGELVGGARDALVALRALERIHPGGAAVAYPDVAVLAALLADEDAARRLVATVLGEELGAATPRAVRLRETLRAYFDAGERKTGAAALLGVHEKTVSHRLAQAQEALGAPLAQRRTDLVTALLIDRALAAS